From the Microbacterium thalassium genome, one window contains:
- the purU gene encoding formyltetrahydrofolate deformylase yields the protein MAVHHDAHKDHACLTIHGPDQAGLVAAVTALITRNKGNIVTLDQYSSDPEGGDFFQRVVFHRLDLSAAMPEIEADVEKTLKPFGMQWTLTDQSIPKRMAILVSTSDHCLLELLWRHRRGELPVTIPMVISNHTNTAEDVRTFGIPFFHVPSQGPDKSEAEAKILELVKDNVDFIVLARYMQIISEDFLDKVGVPVINIHHSFLPAFIGAAPYRKAKERGVKLIGATSHYVTKDLDEGPIIEQDVARVNHAMTAADLQARGAYVERAVLSRAVQWHAQDRVIRKGNHTIVFTDRP from the coding sequence ATGGCCGTGCACCACGATGCCCACAAGGACCATGCCTGCCTGACCATCCACGGTCCCGACCAGGCGGGCCTGGTCGCCGCCGTGACGGCGCTGATCACCCGCAACAAGGGCAACATCGTCACGCTGGACCAGTACTCGTCCGACCCCGAGGGCGGTGACTTCTTCCAGCGGGTGGTGTTCCACCGTCTCGATCTGTCGGCGGCGATGCCCGAGATCGAGGCGGATGTCGAGAAGACCCTCAAGCCATTCGGCATGCAGTGGACGCTCACCGACCAGTCCATCCCGAAGCGGATGGCGATCCTGGTCTCCACGTCCGACCACTGCCTGCTCGAGCTGCTGTGGCGCCACCGCCGCGGCGAGCTGCCGGTGACGATCCCGATGGTGATCTCCAACCACACCAACACCGCCGAGGACGTCCGCACGTTCGGCATCCCGTTCTTCCACGTCCCCTCGCAGGGGCCGGACAAGTCCGAGGCCGAGGCGAAGATCCTCGAGCTGGTGAAGGACAACGTCGACTTCATCGTCCTCGCCCGCTACATGCAGATCATCTCCGAGGACTTCCTCGACAAGGTCGGCGTGCCGGTGATCAACATCCACCACTCGTTCCTGCCCGCCTTCATCGGGGCCGCCCCGTACCGCAAGGCCAAGGAGCGCGGTGTGAAGCTCATCGGTGCGACGAGCCACTACGTCACCAAAGACCTCGACGAGGGCCCGATCATCGAGCAGGACGTCGCCCGCGTGAACCACGCGATGACCGCCGCCGACCTGCAGGCCCGCGGCGCCTACGTGGAGCGCGCCGTGCTCAGCCGCGCCGTGCAGTGGCACGCGCAGGACCGCGTCATCCGAAAGGGCAACCACACCATCGTCTTCACCGACCGACCGTAA
- a CDS encoding iron-containing alcohol dehydrogenase: MTGALGILRLPSDVRFGYGVRAGIATATAAIGRRAFVVADPFLATTPAFAETVEALEAAGVATHIHTEVPPELPVPVVHDAGRAAARFGPDVVIGYGGGSALDAAKLVALLVSHGGDLDGYYGENAVPGPVVPLVAVPTTAGTGSEVTPVAVVSDPDRELKVGISSPHLIPRAAFVDPELTLGAPPSVTAHAGIDAFVHAVESFTAAALPVDLGGALPVFVGRNALTDVLSLEAAGLIHSALPAALADPGDRGARADMAHGSLLAGMAFGAAGTHLSHAIQYPVGAMTHTPHGLGTGTLLPYVLQACLPATVPRLARLGDALGLPAEDDPARRAQGTVDAIAALCARVDLPGSLADLGIRPQDAPGIVDLTLQVRRLVQIAPVTADATFLRRIVDAAIAGDRAALADNPPTKA, translated from the coding sequence ATGACCGGCGCGCTGGGGATCCTGCGCCTCCCGTCCGATGTCCGCTTCGGCTACGGCGTGCGCGCGGGCATCGCCACTGCGACGGCCGCGATCGGGCGACGCGCCTTCGTGGTCGCCGATCCGTTCCTGGCGACCACGCCCGCGTTCGCCGAGACGGTCGAGGCTCTGGAAGCGGCCGGGGTCGCGACGCACATCCACACCGAGGTCCCGCCGGAGTTGCCCGTGCCCGTCGTCCACGACGCCGGGCGGGCGGCGGCCCGCTTCGGACCCGACGTCGTCATCGGCTACGGCGGTGGAAGCGCGCTCGACGCGGCCAAGCTCGTCGCCCTCCTGGTCAGCCACGGCGGCGACCTGGACGGCTATTACGGCGAGAACGCCGTGCCCGGCCCGGTCGTGCCACTGGTCGCGGTGCCGACCACCGCGGGAACCGGATCGGAGGTCACACCCGTGGCGGTGGTCTCGGACCCGGACCGGGAGCTCAAGGTCGGAATCTCCAGTCCGCACCTGATCCCGCGCGCCGCCTTCGTGGATCCGGAGCTGACGCTGGGCGCCCCACCCTCCGTCACCGCACACGCGGGCATCGACGCCTTCGTCCACGCCGTCGAATCGTTCACCGCCGCTGCGCTGCCGGTCGACCTCGGCGGGGCGCTCCCGGTCTTCGTGGGGCGCAATGCACTGACCGACGTGCTGTCGTTGGAGGCCGCGGGCCTCATCCACTCCGCGCTCCCGGCGGCGCTCGCCGATCCGGGGGATCGCGGGGCCCGAGCCGACATGGCCCACGGCAGCCTGCTGGCGGGTATGGCGTTCGGCGCCGCGGGCACGCATCTGAGCCATGCGATCCAGTACCCCGTCGGCGCGATGACGCACACCCCCCACGGGCTGGGCACGGGGACGCTGCTCCCGTACGTCCTGCAGGCGTGTCTGCCCGCGACGGTGCCCCGGCTGGCCCGGCTGGGCGACGCCCTCGGCCTCCCCGCCGAGGACGATCCCGCCCGGCGCGCGCAGGGCACGGTGGACGCCATCGCGGCGCTGTGCGCGCGCGTGGACCTGCCCGGATCCCTCGCCGATCTCGGCATCCGCCCGCAGGACGCGCCGGGCATCGTCGACCTCACGCTCCAGGTGCGCCGGCTCGTCCAGATCGCGCCGGTCACCGCCGACGCGACGTTCCTGCGGCGCATCGTCGACGCGGCCATCGCGGGCGACCGCGCCGCGCTCGCAGACAACCCCCCGACGAAGGCATAG
- a CDS encoding IclR family transcriptional regulator, producing the protein MSGPDQQDATSSLRRALALLDAFSADHPEMSIRELSARSGVSRSTAHRLSVELVEWGALERSPRGLRLGTKLFELGTLAPTHATLRDVSGPYLHTLHEVTQLTANLAVRDGDEIVYLEKINTRGLTVPHTRLGGRGTLHATALGKAILAFAGTGDDDVDALEPTMRALTSKTLTDVESLRRELRQARGEKVAYDVEESQLGLFCVAAPVLDRQGRAIAAVSVTGATALSQAQRFAPTVIATAFAISRQLNAPRTRAR; encoded by the coding sequence ATGTCCGGTCCCGACCAGCAGGACGCCACCAGCTCGCTGCGCCGAGCCCTCGCGCTCCTCGATGCCTTCAGCGCCGACCATCCCGAGATGTCGATCCGGGAGCTGTCGGCGCGTTCGGGCGTGTCCCGGTCGACGGCGCACCGGCTGTCGGTCGAGCTCGTCGAGTGGGGTGCTCTCGAGCGCTCGCCCCGCGGGCTGCGCCTCGGCACCAAGCTGTTCGAGCTCGGCACCCTCGCCCCGACGCACGCGACGCTGCGCGACGTCTCGGGTCCCTACCTGCACACGCTCCACGAGGTGACGCAGCTCACCGCGAACCTCGCCGTCCGCGACGGCGACGAGATCGTGTATCTCGAGAAGATCAACACGCGAGGGCTCACCGTGCCGCACACGCGGCTCGGCGGCCGCGGAACGCTGCATGCGACGGCCCTGGGCAAGGCGATCCTCGCGTTCGCCGGCACGGGCGACGACGACGTCGACGCACTGGAGCCCACGATGCGCGCGCTGACGTCGAAGACGCTCACCGACGTCGAGTCGCTGCGACGCGAGCTGCGACAGGCGCGCGGGGAGAAGGTCGCCTACGACGTGGAGGAGTCGCAGCTCGGCCTGTTCTGCGTCGCCGCGCCGGTGCTCGACCGCCAGGGCCGGGCGATCGCGGCGGTCTCGGTCACCGGGGCGACCGCGCTGTCGCAGGCGCAGCGCTTCGCGCCGACCGTCATCGCGACCGCCTTCGCGATCTCACGGCAGCTGAACGCACCTCGCACGCGGGCACGCTGA
- a CDS encoding MBL fold metallo-hydrolase — MRVITLGTAGGPGWGRREDGTVRSGVATAIEVDGRVHLVDAGYGAGRQLVLAGFPADALETVLITHMHSDHLVDLPGIMLFSMWRLPLPPARTIPVIGPATGVLPRLWELAREEPTVITPHAPMPGIDETMRRLVSAFANDLNDRAFDTLRPSPLTWFEPREIPVPDEVGFDAVTASHPSMDPVVVHRGDDVTISATLVDHFPTAPAFAFRIDSAYGSAVVSGDTGPSSNLVRLARGADVLVHEALDFGSLERAYGPEEGWTPEVRSIVGHHRRAHTSPEDAVRIAEEAGVRRLVLNHLAPSRLSRTHWKGLIPATSIDVVVPEDLDIVEVG; from the coding sequence ATGCGCGTCATCACGCTCGGAACGGCAGGGGGTCCCGGGTGGGGCCGCCGTGAGGACGGCACCGTGCGCTCGGGCGTCGCGACGGCCATCGAGGTCGACGGCCGCGTCCACCTCGTCGACGCGGGCTACGGAGCCGGCCGCCAGCTGGTACTCGCCGGTTTCCCGGCGGACGCCCTCGAGACGGTTCTGATCACGCACATGCACTCGGACCACCTCGTGGACCTGCCCGGGATCATGCTCTTCTCGATGTGGCGTCTCCCGCTGCCGCCCGCGCGCACGATCCCCGTCATCGGCCCGGCGACCGGTGTGCTGCCCCGGCTGTGGGAGCTCGCCCGCGAGGAGCCGACGGTCATCACGCCGCACGCTCCCATGCCGGGGATCGACGAGACGATGCGACGCCTGGTGTCGGCGTTCGCGAACGATCTGAACGACCGCGCGTTCGACACCCTCCGACCATCGCCGCTGACCTGGTTCGAGCCCCGCGAGATCCCCGTTCCCGACGAGGTCGGCTTCGACGCAGTGACCGCCAGTCACCCGTCGATGGACCCCGTCGTCGTCCACCGCGGCGACGACGTGACGATCTCGGCGACCCTCGTCGACCACTTCCCCACCGCGCCCGCGTTCGCCTTCCGCATCGACAGCGCGTACGGCTCCGCGGTCGTGTCCGGCGACACCGGCCCCAGCTCCAACCTCGTGCGACTCGCCCGCGGCGCGGACGTGCTCGTGCACGAGGCCCTTGACTTCGGCTCGCTCGAACGGGCCTACGGCCCCGAGGAGGGCTGGACCCCGGAGGTGCGATCCATCGTGGGCCACCACCGTCGTGCCCACACATCGCCAGAGGACGCCGTCCGCATCGCCGAGGAGGCGGGCGTGCGGCGGCTCGTGCTGAATCATCTCGCGCCCTCGCGTCTGTCCCGCACCCACTGGAAGGGGCTCATCCCGGCCACGTCGATCGACGTCGTCGTCCCGGAGGATCTCGACATCGTCGAGGTCGGGTGA
- a CDS encoding aldehyde dehydrogenase family protein has product MARTVTAAGVRTGLFIGGEERLTADTLRIADPGKPGVIVGEAAAASAEDVADAVAAANAAFPAWSALSAQERAAKMAEAIAGIADDRDEDAAILSQENGKIRMEGWIDALVFEIRWNLALMLADEVDKGKVLDPAPGIPVSTEVAYQPLGVVTVIVPFNWPIAILGAALPHALLAGNTAIVKPPPSAPLATTRVVQRVAEKLPPGVLNVVTGKDENMSGLIQNTDIAKVCFTGSVGGGKRMMEMASKTLTRVTLELGGNDAAVFLEDAVIDDTHLDRLYAAIFDTTGQICMNAKRVFVHRSRIDELVDGLDARLKKVVLGYGLDEGTTMGPLHQPAQKAFVDEIIQEAKDAGADVREYGRLPRGELKKGNFVRPALVIDPDLDLRVVTQEQFGPVIPIIPFDTEGEAVALANDTWGGLCGSVWTGDPGAAHRVGSQLVCGYVWVNDHGATRLDLRAPFGGMKQSGIGREQGIEGVRAFQDTRAIATIDPEALAALAH; this is encoded by the coding sequence ATGGCTCGCACAGTCACGGCCGCGGGAGTGCGGACAGGGTTGTTCATCGGCGGGGAGGAGCGGCTCACGGCCGACACCCTGAGGATCGCGGATCCCGGCAAGCCCGGCGTCATCGTCGGCGAGGCCGCGGCGGCTTCCGCTGAGGACGTCGCCGATGCGGTGGCGGCGGCGAACGCGGCGTTCCCGGCCTGGTCGGCGCTGTCGGCGCAGGAGCGCGCGGCGAAGATGGCCGAGGCGATCGCCGGCATCGCGGACGACCGCGACGAGGACGCGGCGATCCTGTCGCAGGAGAACGGCAAGATCCGGATGGAGGGCTGGATCGACGCCCTCGTGTTCGAGATCCGCTGGAACCTGGCGCTCATGCTCGCCGACGAGGTCGACAAGGGGAAGGTGCTCGACCCCGCGCCGGGGATTCCGGTGTCCACCGAGGTGGCGTACCAGCCGCTGGGCGTGGTGACGGTGATCGTGCCGTTCAACTGGCCGATCGCGATCCTGGGCGCGGCTCTTCCGCACGCGCTGCTGGCGGGGAACACCGCGATCGTGAAGCCGCCGCCCTCGGCGCCGCTGGCCACCACCCGCGTCGTGCAGCGCGTGGCCGAGAAGCTGCCGCCGGGCGTGCTGAACGTCGTGACCGGCAAGGACGAGAACATGTCGGGTCTGATCCAGAACACCGACATCGCCAAGGTCTGCTTCACCGGATCGGTAGGCGGCGGCAAGCGCATGATGGAGATGGCCTCCAAGACCCTCACCCGCGTGACGCTGGAGCTGGGCGGCAACGACGCGGCGGTCTTCCTCGAAGACGCCGTCATCGACGACACCCACCTCGACCGCCTGTACGCGGCGATCTTCGACACCACCGGCCAGATCTGCATGAACGCCAAGCGCGTCTTCGTCCATCGGTCGCGGATCGACGAGCTGGTGGACGGCCTCGACGCTCGACTGAAGAAGGTGGTCCTCGGGTACGGGCTGGACGAGGGAACCACGATGGGCCCGCTGCACCAGCCGGCGCAGAAGGCGTTCGTGGACGAGATCATCCAGGAGGCCAAGGACGCCGGCGCCGACGTGCGCGAATACGGCAGGCTCCCCCGCGGCGAGCTCAAGAAGGGCAACTTCGTCCGCCCCGCGCTGGTGATCGACCCCGACCTGGATCTGCGGGTCGTCACGCAGGAGCAGTTCGGTCCCGTGATCCCGATCATTCCGTTCGACACCGAAGGCGAAGCCGTCGCGCTGGCCAACGACACCTGGGGCGGCCTGTGCGGCAGCGTCTGGACCGGCGACCCGGGGGCCGCCCACCGTGTCGGATCGCAGCTGGTCTGCGGGTACGTCTGGGTCAACGACCACGGCGCCACCCGCCTGGACCTGCGCGCACCGTTCGGCGGCATGAAGCAGTCCGGCATCGGCCGCGAGCAGGGCATCGAGGGCGTCCGCGCCTTCCAGGACACCCGCGCCATCGCGACCATCGACCCCGAGGCGCTCGCCGCCCTGGCGCACTGA
- a CDS encoding GntR family transcriptional regulator, whose protein sequence is MSASPAPDEDVRADLTQQIREAILGGKYAPNQRLIEADISDEYGVSRAAVRTALLHLSGEGLVERLPNKGARVRSISVAEAVEIVEVRIGLESLCARKAAELITDAEADELRQLRAEIIESVETGQLLQYSRLNHQLDERLREISAHATAVQLLERLRAQSARHQFRLALHPGRAAVSAPEHAAIIDAVVAHDPDGAEAATRHHLEGIIAVLHQLE, encoded by the coding sequence GTGAGTGCCTCACCCGCCCCGGACGAAGACGTCCGGGCCGATCTCACCCAGCAGATCCGTGAAGCGATCCTGGGTGGGAAGTATGCGCCGAATCAGCGGCTCATCGAAGCCGACATCAGCGATGAGTACGGCGTCTCGCGCGCAGCCGTGCGCACGGCACTCCTCCATCTGTCGGGGGAAGGCCTTGTGGAGCGGCTCCCCAACAAGGGCGCGCGCGTGCGATCCATCTCGGTCGCCGAGGCGGTCGAGATCGTCGAGGTGCGCATCGGGCTCGAGTCGCTGTGCGCCCGGAAGGCCGCCGAGCTCATCACGGACGCGGAGGCCGACGAGCTGCGGCAGCTGCGTGCCGAGATCATCGAGTCGGTCGAGACCGGGCAGCTCCTCCAGTACTCGCGCCTGAACCACCAGCTCGACGAGCGGCTTCGCGAGATCAGTGCGCATGCGACGGCCGTCCAGCTGCTCGAACGGCTCCGCGCCCAGTCGGCGCGGCATCAGTTCCGGCTCGCCCTGCACCCCGGTCGCGCCGCTGTCTCCGCCCCGGAACACGCGGCGATCATCGACGCCGTGGTCGCGCACGATCCCGACGGCGCCGAGGCCGCTACGCGCCATCACCTCGAGGGCATCATCGCGGTGCTCCACCAACTCGAGTAG
- a CDS encoding NAD-dependent succinate-semialdehyde dehydrogenase: MTLFTQLYIDGAWRDGADGGTFPVIDPAAGETIAQFAAATAEDCAAAVEAAEAAFPAWSSTSPRARSEILYRAFEILRAERERFAEIMVRENGKAWPDALAEATYATEFFRWFAEEAVRVPGDFRLSPAGDKRIVVARQPMGVALLITPWNFPAAMATRKLGPALAAGCTTILKPARETPLTAAYMVDVLERAGVPRGVVNLVTPVPTGPLVAGMLAHPAVRKLSFTGSTEVGRELLKECADTVVSASMELGGNAPVIVLPGADIAQAVDGAMIAKMRNGGSACTAANRFYVHDSVHDAFVAEMSARLGEVRTGSGLDQANTLGALVSVAERDKVAELVRTAVGEGARLVSGGGSHAEGAFIDPTLIDGVTHGDTITRREIFGPVTAVVRYESVDEAVRMANDTEFGLVAYVFGPEELALRTALRVDAGMVAVNRGVLSDPAAPFGGTKQSGLGREGGSEGILEFLEEKYVALNP, translated from the coding sequence ATGACGCTCTTCACCCAGCTGTACATCGACGGCGCGTGGCGCGACGGCGCCGACGGCGGCACGTTCCCGGTGATCGACCCGGCCGCCGGCGAGACGATCGCGCAGTTCGCGGCCGCCACCGCGGAGGACTGCGCGGCTGCGGTCGAGGCGGCGGAGGCCGCCTTCCCCGCCTGGTCGTCCACGAGCCCACGCGCGCGGTCCGAGATCCTGTACCGCGCCTTCGAGATCCTTCGGGCCGAGCGGGAGCGGTTCGCGGAGATCATGGTGCGCGAGAACGGCAAGGCCTGGCCCGACGCGCTGGCCGAGGCGACCTACGCGACCGAGTTCTTCCGCTGGTTCGCCGAGGAGGCGGTCCGGGTCCCGGGCGACTTCCGCCTGTCGCCCGCCGGCGACAAGCGGATCGTCGTCGCCCGACAGCCGATGGGCGTCGCGCTCCTCATCACACCGTGGAACTTCCCTGCCGCCATGGCCACGCGCAAGCTCGGCCCGGCCCTCGCGGCCGGCTGCACGACGATCCTGAAGCCCGCACGTGAGACGCCTCTGACGGCCGCCTACATGGTGGACGTCCTCGAGCGCGCGGGCGTCCCGCGCGGCGTGGTCAACCTCGTCACGCCGGTTCCCACCGGACCCCTCGTGGCGGGAATGCTCGCCCACCCTGCCGTGCGGAAGCTGTCGTTCACCGGATCGACCGAGGTCGGCCGCGAGCTGCTCAAGGAGTGCGCCGACACCGTCGTGAGCGCATCGATGGAGCTCGGGGGCAATGCACCCGTCATCGTGCTCCCCGGCGCCGACATCGCGCAGGCGGTGGACGGCGCCATGATCGCGAAGATGCGCAACGGCGGATCCGCGTGCACGGCCGCGAATCGCTTCTACGTGCACGACAGCGTCCACGACGCCTTCGTGGCGGAGATGTCGGCCCGGCTCGGCGAGGTCCGGACGGGCTCGGGGCTCGACCAGGCCAACACGCTCGGTGCGCTCGTGTCGGTCGCCGAGCGCGACAAGGTCGCCGAACTGGTGCGAACCGCCGTCGGTGAAGGTGCCCGCCTCGTCAGCGGCGGCGGCAGTCACGCCGAAGGCGCCTTCATCGACCCGACGCTCATCGACGGCGTCACCCACGGCGACACGATCACCAGGCGCGAGATCTTCGGGCCGGTCACCGCCGTCGTGCGCTACGAGTCGGTCGACGAGGCGGTCCGCATGGCCAATGACACCGAGTTCGGACTGGTCGCCTACGTCTTCGGCCCCGAGGAGCTCGCCCTCCGGACCGCCCTGCGCGTGGACGCCGGCATGGTCGCCGTGAACCGCGGCGTGCTCAGCGACCCCGCTGCGCCGTTCGGCGGCACGAAGCAGAGCGGGCTCGGTCGCGAGGGCGGCTCGGAGGGCATCCTCGAGTTCCTGGAGGAGAAGTACGTCGCGCTCAATCCGTGA
- the ligM gene encoding vanillate/3-O-methylgallate O-demethylase gives MADNLQQLLDETNAVELLRNSQIGSYIYPVVPADFQNWIKEQQAWRNTSVLYDQSHHMDNVFLKGSDAIKLISDTAINSVANFPVNKAKQYVPTTASGHVIGDGILFREAEDEYVYVGRAPASNWLMYHAETGGYGNLDLTVDRRSPSRPYGDAVSRKYYRFQIQGPTAWNVIEKLNGGPLEQLRFFTMSTMQIGGANVRTLRHGMAGAPGLEIWGPYEDHHRVRDLIVEAGAEFGLVPVGSRAYPSNTLESGWIPSPLPAIYSGAEEEGYRKWLGVDSYEATGTLAGSFVSDNIEDYYLTPWELGYGSFVKFDHDFIGRDALEKIDPATQKRKVTLEWNPEDVTKIFASLFDTEGESYKFFDLPLANYGSANYDSVQDAAGNNIGFSMFTGYSSNEKRALSLGTVNPDVPEGAEVTVVWGEPNGGTKKASVEPHKQLEVRAVVSPVPYSTVARQTYQGGWRTGYQES, from the coding sequence ATGGCAGACAATCTGCAGCAGCTGCTCGACGAGACCAACGCGGTCGAGCTGCTCCGCAACTCGCAGATCGGGTCCTACATCTACCCGGTCGTGCCCGCCGACTTCCAGAACTGGATCAAGGAGCAGCAGGCCTGGCGCAACACGTCGGTGCTCTACGACCAGTCGCACCACATGGACAACGTGTTCCTCAAGGGCTCGGACGCCATCAAGCTCATCAGCGACACCGCGATCAACTCGGTGGCGAACTTCCCGGTGAACAAGGCGAAGCAGTACGTGCCGACCACGGCATCCGGCCACGTCATCGGCGACGGCATCCTGTTCCGCGAGGCCGAGGACGAGTACGTCTACGTCGGCCGCGCGCCGGCGTCGAACTGGCTGATGTACCACGCCGAGACCGGCGGCTACGGCAACCTCGACCTCACCGTCGACCGCCGTTCGCCCTCGCGCCCCTACGGCGACGCCGTGAGCCGGAAGTACTACCGCTTCCAGATCCAGGGGCCCACCGCCTGGAACGTCATCGAGAAGCTCAACGGCGGCCCGCTCGAGCAGCTGCGGTTCTTCACGATGTCGACGATGCAGATCGGCGGTGCGAACGTGCGCACTCTCCGTCACGGCATGGCCGGCGCTCCAGGCCTGGAGATCTGGGGTCCGTACGAGGATCACCACCGCGTCCGCGATCTCATCGTCGAGGCGGGCGCCGAGTTCGGGCTCGTCCCGGTCGGGTCGCGCGCCTACCCGTCGAACACCCTCGAGTCGGGCTGGATCCCCTCGCCGCTGCCGGCGATCTACTCCGGCGCCGAAGAGGAGGGCTACCGCAAGTGGCTCGGCGTCGACAGCTACGAGGCCACCGGCACGCTCGCGGGCTCGTTCGTCTCGGACAACATCGAGGACTACTACCTCACCCCGTGGGAGCTCGGCTACGGCTCGTTCGTGAAGTTCGACCACGACTTCATCGGCCGCGACGCGCTCGAGAAGATCGACCCCGCGACGCAGAAGCGCAAGGTCACCCTCGAGTGGAACCCTGAGGACGTCACGAAGATCTTCGCGTCGCTGTTCGACACCGAGGGCGAGAGCTACAAGTTCTTCGACCTGCCGCTGGCCAACTACGGCTCGGCGAACTACGACTCGGTGCAGGATGCGGCCGGCAACAACATCGGGTTCTCGATGTTCACCGGCTACAGCTCGAACGAGAAGCGCGCGCTGTCGCTGGGCACGGTCAACCCGGACGTCCCCGAGGGCGCCGAGGTCACGGTCGTGTGGGGCGAGCCCAACGGCGGCACCAAGAAGGCGTCGGTCGAGCCGCACAAGCAGCTCGAGGTCCGCGCCGTCGTCTCGCCGGTTCCGTACTCGACGGTCGCCCGCCAGACCTACCAGGGCGGCTGGCGCACCGGCTACCAGGAGTCCTGA
- a CDS encoding Ldh family oxidoreductase, translating into MDEHEEVAMDGHGGRRRTDADEATRLAALVLAGLGVPEADATVQARHLVEADMRGHASHGLRRMTVLAERIRVGLISPAAEPEFTWAASGALVVDGRNGLGPVIAYRAMDLLAARAAETGVAIAAMHRTHHLGMLSPYVEKAAGEGLIAIVLTSTEGLVHPWGGAGALVGTNPLGAGIPAPDGDIILDMSTASVSAGKILDYAARGEALPDGWAVDSAGRPTTDAAAAAHGAISPFGGAKGYALGVTLGALVGALTGTAYGRDVHGTLDTTSSTTKGDILMLIDPSVFGEAPPSTALGDYVEQLRESGVDGAAVTVPGDRARAARAAALRDGFDIGEDVWATLEELAAQVGSRSEGPAA; encoded by the coding sequence GTGGACGAACACGAGGAGGTGGCGATGGACGGTCATGGCGGGAGGCGTCGCACGGACGCCGACGAGGCCACGCGCCTGGCGGCGCTCGTGCTCGCGGGGCTGGGGGTCCCCGAGGCGGACGCGACGGTCCAGGCACGGCACCTCGTCGAGGCGGACATGCGCGGTCATGCCTCTCACGGCCTGCGCCGCATGACGGTGCTCGCCGAGCGCATCCGGGTCGGGCTGATCTCCCCCGCCGCCGAGCCGGAGTTCACCTGGGCCGCCTCGGGCGCGCTCGTCGTCGACGGCAGGAACGGCCTCGGGCCGGTGATCGCCTACCGCGCGATGGACCTGCTCGCCGCCCGCGCCGCCGAGACGGGCGTCGCCATCGCCGCGATGCACCGGACCCATCACCTCGGAATGCTCTCGCCGTACGTGGAGAAGGCGGCGGGCGAGGGGCTCATCGCGATCGTCCTGACGTCCACCGAGGGTCTGGTGCACCCGTGGGGCGGCGCCGGCGCGCTGGTCGGCACGAACCCCCTCGGCGCGGGGATCCCGGCGCCGGACGGCGACATCATCCTGGACATGTCGACCGCGTCGGTGTCGGCGGGGAAGATCCTCGACTACGCGGCGCGCGGCGAGGCGCTCCCCGACGGGTGGGCCGTCGACTCCGCCGGCCGCCCCACGACGGACGCCGCGGCCGCCGCGCACGGGGCGATCTCGCCGTTCGGCGGCGCCAAGGGCTACGCCCTCGGCGTCACGCTCGGCGCGCTGGTCGGCGCCCTCACGGGCACCGCCTACGGCCGCGACGTCCACGGCACCCTCGACACGACGTCGAGCACGACGAAAGGCGACATCCTCATGCTGATCGATCCGAGCGTCTTCGGGGAGGCGCCGCCGTCGACCGCGCTCGGCGACTACGTCGAGCAGCTGCGCGAGAGCGGCGTCGACGGCGCCGCGGTGACCGTGCCGGGCGACAGGGCCCGCGCGGCCAGAGCCGCTGCGCTGAGGGACGGATTCGACATCGGCGAGGACGTGTGGGCCACGCTCGAGGAGCTCGCCGCCCAGGTCGGGAGCCGCAGCGAGGGGCCGGCGGCATGA
- a CDS encoding PadR family transcriptional regulator, with the protein MSLRYALLAILRVGPLSGYDLQKQFSQSVGHVWYAPDSQIYPELRKMNADGLIEPEEQTRGERGTRIVYHVTDAGEQAFLAWMRSPLSYQRVRDPAHLRAAYLEAAEPADARRFFEAHIAEWESELEQFEGELHHIDALSNPMLVRRLAVTPDAERERTIEYKRFAYEGLVERAKGEIGWARRGLELVDRLYPDVDANADADAEAS; encoded by the coding sequence ATGAGCCTGCGCTACGCACTCCTGGCGATCCTGCGCGTGGGGCCGCTGTCGGGCTACGACCTGCAGAAGCAGTTCTCGCAGTCGGTCGGGCACGTCTGGTACGCCCCCGACTCGCAGATCTACCCCGAGCTGCGCAAGATGAACGCCGACGGGCTCATCGAGCCCGAGGAGCAGACGCGCGGCGAGCGCGGCACCCGCATCGTCTACCACGTGACGGATGCCGGCGAGCAGGCCTTCCTCGCGTGGATGCGCAGCCCGCTGTCCTACCAGCGGGTGCGCGACCCCGCCCATCTGCGGGCCGCCTACCTCGAGGCGGCCGAACCGGCCGATGCCCGCCGCTTCTTCGAGGCTCACATCGCCGAGTGGGAGAGCGAGCTGGAGCAGTTCGAAGGCGAGCTGCACCACATCGACGCGCTCTCGAACCCCATGCTCGTCCGCCGCCTCGCCGTGACCCCGGATGCCGAGCGGGAGCGCACCATCGAGTACAAGCGCTTCGCGTACGAGGGTCTGGTCGAGCGCGCCAAGGGCGAGATCGGCTGGGCCCGCCGCGGCCTCGAGCTCGTGGACCGGCTGTATCCGGACGTAGACGCGAACGCGGACGCGGACGCCGAAGCCTCCTGA